TACGCCTATGGGCGATGATGATAGTAGTTTATTGATGAGGAGGTATAAAGTATATCACTCCAATGTACTTTCATTCGCTTGGGGGGTCTGCCACTCCATAGGGTCCATTCACCAACAAATATAATAGAAGTTAGGGTCTTAAACAACATTTCTCTAGTCTGAAATGATTACTAGTCCGAGTTCAATCATTTAATTTctaatctcttttctttttgtagttCTTATCAGCAAATTGATGGTGGGTTACTTGATAACTTGTGGTTGATTTGTTTCTCCTTGAAGGGGCTGATCATGAGGACAATGTTAATCTGCAACTTGTGGCTGAGAATGGACTTCAGGTGTTCGCTTTCAAACAGCTACATTCCGCAACCAGTGGTTTTAGCAAGTCAAATGTGGTTGGGCATGGTGGGTTCGGGTTGGTGTACCGAGGGGTGCTCAGTGATGGGAGGAAAGTTGCTATCAAGTTGATGGATCAGGCAGGAAAGCAAGGAGAAGAGGAATTTAAAGTAGAGGTTTGATCTTGTTATACATTTGCTCTCTTTGGCTTTGTTTGGTTCCTGAAGTAACAAAGGGAAGAGGAGGCTGGATGTCAAAGATTTAAGTTTTGCTACTTTTTCCATTTAAATTTCggtttttattcatttgaattCTCAGTAATCAATTGGAGCACGATGAGTTCTTTTGGCTTTTCAATCTGGGGTTTGCATTGAAttggttattattttttttatgattctATTCTTCCATAGGTGGAATTGCTAGGCCGGCTGCGTTCTCCTTATTTGTTGGCATTGCTTGGGTATTGCTCAGATAATAATCACAAATTGCTGGTGTATGAATTCATGGTAAATGGTGGTCTGCAGGAACATTTGTATCCCGTCAGCAGTAAGTACTAATTTCTTTTAACATCTTGATAGTTTCAACATTTATATATTGGATGGTGAAgccttagagcatgtttgagatttcGTTggaaaatagaacttttaaagtcaaaaagagttttttagaaaaaaaacttcatttttaagcttttcccAAATGTACCTTTGGTTTCTTCTAAAGagtaaaaaagttaaagaaataCTTTTGGAGTTTTTTATCAAACAGACCAGCTTTTTTGGTTGGCACAACATTTTAGatattaaaagtaatttttaagctcattaacgcaatcccaaatagactCTTGGTCCATTTTCATGGGTTGAGACATTCAAATCCAAAATGGGAAGAGAATGCCAACCCTCTGTAATTCACATCACATGGCTGGAATTTCATTAGCAACTTTTCACTTGAGATCTCAGGAACTTAACATTATAAGAGGCATGTCTCTTGAATTTTGCTCTACTTGTCTTTGTCGCTTGCATTAATCAAGAAGACATAGTAAtgatatttaagaaaaaaaagaaccaaagaaATGAAAGGGGAATGCCCTATTTATATTGTGTATGAGTCTAGACATTTTAAATTCCTGAACTCCTCAGGCTAGACTTCTACTCTTTTGACTTGCTAATTAGTTCTCTTGAATTGTATGACATGTCATTGTCGGTAGTCGTGTGTTTACACGTTTGATCAGGATGCAAGTTGTTAAGCCAGAACATGGAAGCGTGGCTCTTTGAATCTGTCTGTTTGTCATGCACAATATGCTATGATATTGTTACTGCTACTCGTGAGgttcttttctgttcttttaGATAGTATATGACAAACGTGTTTGATCAATTAGTGGAGGTTTTCTTCTACTCAAGTACATGAGAAGATAACAGAAGTTTTCTTATTAAGACTTGTATTTATATGCAGAACTTTTGAGGAATGATATTATTATGATATACTTGGCATTGCATCTGCTGTGCATACTTGTGGTTCTCCTGGTCATTGTGATGTTTACTGGTTTAATGCTAGAGTGCGTGGCAATCTTGTggtttttttcttggatttcaCCCGTTAATTAAATGTGCAGGTACTAAGGTGCTCTCCTTAAAATTGGACTGGGAAACTCGATTAAGAATAGCTCTTGAAGCTGCAAAGGGTTTAGAATATCTACATGAACAAGTCAGTCCCCCAGTAATTCATAGAGATTTTAAGAGCAGCAACATCCTATTAGACAAAAATTTTCATGCCAAAGTTTCTGATTTTGGATTGGCCAAGCTTGGATCTGAAAAAGCTGGTGGACATGTTTCAACCAGAGTGTTGGGCACCCAAGGATATGTTGCCCCTGAGTAAGAACCAGTAATCTCCTATCTGCAATGATAATAAACATGGGAAATTTTATGTTCATACTGTTCTTATTTCTATGCAATTTCCCTTGTACTTTCAAATATTGACATCATATAAAAAGTGTAatttatttcaagttttaaataTCGGTTTCATTTATTATGCAGGTATGCCTTAACAGGGCATCTGACAACAAAATCAGACGTGTATAGTTATGGGGTTGTCCTTTTGGAGTTGCTCACAGGCAGAGTTCCAGTTGATATGAAGAGACCTCCTGGGGAAGGTGTACTTGTATCTTGGGTGGGTTTCTAGCTATCCTCTTCAGTTAATTCTATACTCCATAAGCAGAATTTGAAGTTGAGATGATTAGCCATCTCTCCctagaattttttcttttcttttctctccatTATTCTTTGTTTTAATATATCATTATTGAAATTGTCCCCAATTTACAAGTATCCCTTTGTATCTGATTTTTGCAAAGGCTTTGCCCCGGCTGACGGACAGAGACAAGGTTGTAGAGATTATGGATCCTGCTCTGGAGGGTCAGTACTCAATGAAGGAGGTTATTCAGGTAGCAGCAATTGCTACAATGTGTGTGCAACCAGAGGCAGATTACAGACCACTGATGGCAGATGTTGTGCAATCACTGGTTCCACTGATGAAAACTCACAGGCCAACATCAAGGGTCGGCAGCTGCTCTAGTTTCCATGTTAAGTCTCCAACACCCACAGCACATGATTTTAGTGAAGCAAGTTTATGAAACTAGCTAAAAACCCTAATTAATATAAACAATCTCCATGTGCTTCCCAAACTGACTTTAGATTTACATGCCcatttataaataaaagtaagTTGGTGGTTTGCTGTAATGTTAGGTATAGTGCTTGTATTGAGAAATTCGATGATTGAGACGACCCGCTTTGAACTCGGAGGCTGCACCTGTTAAAGAATCtactcttcaaattttttctccAGCAAACCCTTCATCTATAGGCTTCTACCTTGTGAATGTTCCATCAAATGCTAGACTAGTTGTGGAATGCAAAGGCTACCCACATACATTGTTacaatgatgatggtgatgactGATGGTGGGGTTACCCTGTGCTCGTGTCTTATCTATTCATATTGTTTGACATTTGAACCATATCCAGGACAATAGAGTAGATAAAGCCTTGTAATTTTGACCATCTCTtagtatgaagaaaaaaaaaaaaaaaaaacccctactTCAAGCTTTCTCGGACTTGTTTCCCTAAATTTTGTAGATTACTTCATAACCCATGGACCAAAAACGATAGTGGGTAACCAATAGATGCTTTGCATTTCCCTTACCTTAGCATTTGCAAAAAGAGAGTAAGCAGATGGGAGTGTGTGGCTCGTGTAGCATTTCCCTCAAgttaaatgttaaatgcacttCCAAGTGTGCATTTCCTAACGTGGCATTGAAATACTATTGGATTCTGGATGAATCGTTCTCCGATTTTagattcaatagtgatttttaaTCTTACATCAGGAAGTGAGCACTTAAAAGTccatgtagcatttctcaaacataaATATCTTTTCCTCAAAGCCTATAAGAATTTTAGTAGTTCTTTGTGAAGTGTCGATCTAAACTCTAAACAACTAGTAActaatatatatagagaagtGTTATgcttaccaattttttttttatcaaaaagtttGTTCACAAATAATATGTCATCATGAATAAGatctattattttgaaaaatgtcacTATCTCATAAAATAGTGATATATCACTTGAAAatggaatgctaggcttacaaaaagttttaaaaagaaaacttttacaAAATGATATGACACAACATAATTTGAagaagataaattcaaattttgagaaacctaatcatattgtgtcacatcattttataaaatttgtatctaagcttaacatttttttcacttgaaacccaatttttgaggaaaaaaatttgagaatatatataggTTGTGCCAAAGTCCAAAAGTATTTctaaaatataaagataaattaacaaattttgaaaaagacatGGTCAATAGTCTTCCAAGCCCTTGTCTTAATTCTTAAGacagtgtatttttttttttacatgttcgtaTAAGAagaaggattcgaactagtgacatctacTTCATTATGTGTGGTCTCAACTAATTGAACTAtttcttgaaaatataaaaaataaataaaaaatatgtggatttttttatttatttaaaaattaaagatgatGACTAATTAAGAATTTGAGAACAAAAATGCAGTCGGCACCGCCCATTTAAAGCCAAAGTTGAAGTAAACGAAGCAAAAGGGGGAGGTGGGGTTGAGAAACCTCGAAAAACCACTCGTAATAATAAATAGCTCATGGTTTTTGACTCTTTGACTCATTCCCCCCCTTTTAAACatgaggaatgatagggacccaacttttttgcccaacaaaagtccaacttttgccttatttatttttaaaaaataaaataaaataaaaaatggaaaaaatgtttgaagcaaccctatctattttttgtctttctttcatttggtattttttaaaaaatgaaaattggtattttttcataataatgtcatttttttcaagaaaatgtcattattatgaagaaaaatactatttttcattttttaaaaaatattaaataaaagaaaggccaaaaatatatagggttgattcagacattttttccatttttcattttgttttttttagaaaaaaaataaagggtaaaagttggacttttgttgggcaaaaaagttgggcctttagcatttctctttaaacaTTTGACTTATTGTATATCCTACAATTACATATTAATATTGTCCGCATTATGCCTTCCTACTCACCACCTACACTAAACAAACTTGATTGTAGCACGTTATTGGTGGTCCTATTTGAGACCAATGTTCATTTTCATAAGTTTTCtactcattttaattttaaattttaagtttgtctttgatttcaaattgaatatttGTGAAACTATCGTTTAATTAATCAATGATGTCTCACGTTAgaccaattaattaatgttgtgACTATCATTTTGACACATTATGTGTATgctcgaagaaaaaaaaaattaagaatttaattattgaaattgagtATTcagagaataaattgaaggagAAATTTCAGAAAACTCCCCTTAACTTTTAGTCGTTTTGACACTACCcttgaagtttaaaaactttcaattaagagtattgaattttcaatttttttcaattaccacATTCagttaagattttttattagtttttgtcGAAGTGCCCAAAATATTCAtgtgtttttaattaaaaatcaaattacgAAGACgttgcaaagattttttttatatatgaaaaaaaaaaattaaacacttgaatctttacaattttttatttattttcttataataaaaaataggtaTTTTAGGAACTTTGAcaaagatttaatgaaaaaattataacagAATTAgataatttaaagaaattaaaagctttatacccttaattgagaagtttttaaatttcataagTACTTTCAAAACACATGAAAGTTCAGaaaaattttgtgaaatttctcataaatcaaaataatgtataaatatttaaaagaataaaatcgattttccctaaattttattcattattcTAATAATCACATCATAATTATTAGTGATTCATTGTGATGGTGGAGGCTCCATGTGCTGGTAAACGTTTACGCGACacctcagatttttttttattttttttatttttatgtgtatAAGAGGAGACTTGAAATTCGAAGTAATGACCTCTATTTTATAAGGCGTGGTCTCCAACTAATTGAACAATTTTTTAGAACGACACCTCAAATTCACTCTGAcaggataaaaataaaaattaaaaaattatctgacaggataaaaaaaaaaaatgagctcagATGCATTATATTTCGTCTAAAGAGTCAGACCAGTGGGTGATAGACCCTAATCATCACATCCAACGCAAAGTTCTTCACAGCTCAGAAAGAGTGCACCATCCGGGAATCGAACCTGGGTCTCTACCGTGGCGGCAGGGTACTATTCTACCACTAGACCAATGGTACTTGTTGAGTTTCAAGTGCTGGTATCATTTAATATCATTATGGAGCAGAAGTTGGCCAAAATTCATTACCCAAAAGACTAAATGCATTAAAGCACTTTGTCTCTTATGCATTGGTGGAAGACTCATCATTTTTAAAGTTCACGCGGAGTAAAATGGAGGTACTTAAAAAGTCTTGGTATCTACTATATCTATACTTACATACATATATGTGGATAAAACAACGACAACTGTGGTCATATCAATTAGGACCGACAC
This window of the Corylus avellana chromosome ca5, CavTom2PMs-1.0 genome carries:
- the LOC132182724 gene encoding probable serine/threonine-protein kinase PBL7 → MEADEEYRRKERIVLVLIVVVASVAVSSLLVAFSYYCYIRNKVSKRLQRADHEDNVNLQLVAENGLQVFAFKQLHSATSGFSKSNVVGHGGFGLVYRGVLSDGRKVAIKLMDQAGKQGEEEFKVEVELLGRLRSPYLLALLGYCSDNNHKLLVYEFMVNGGLQEHLYPVSSTKVLSLKLDWETRLRIALEAAKGLEYLHEQVSPPVIHRDFKSSNILLDKNFHAKVSDFGLAKLGSEKAGGHVSTRVLGTQGYVAPEYALTGHLTTKSDVYSYGVVLLELLTGRVPVDMKRPPGEGVLVSWALPRLTDRDKVVEIMDPALEGQYSMKEVIQVAAIATMCVQPEADYRPLMADVVQSLVPLMKTHRPTSRVGSCSSFHVKSPTPTAHDFSEASL